A single window of Nocardioides baekrokdamisoli DNA harbors:
- the pdxS gene encoding pyridoxal 5'-phosphate synthase lyase subunit PdxS yields MSNPADTTATTGTSRVKRGMAEMLKGGVIMDVVTADQAKIAEDAGAVAVMALERVPADIRAQGGVSRMSDPDMIDGIIEAVSIPVMAKARIGHFAEAQILQSLGVDYIDESEVLTPADYANHIDKFKFTVPFVCGATNLGEALRRITEGAAMIRSKGEAGTGDVSNAVTHMRTIRQQIRQLGALSEDELYVAAKELQAPYDLVVEVAKNGKLPVVLFTAGGIATPADAAMMMQLGAEGVFVGSGIFKSGNPAQRAEAIVKATTFFDDPDVVAKVSRGLGEAMVGINVEDIPQPHRLAERGW; encoded by the coding sequence ATGTCGAACCCCGCTGACACGACCGCGACCACTGGCACCTCCCGCGTGAAGCGGGGCATGGCCGAGATGCTCAAGGGCGGCGTCATCATGGACGTCGTCACTGCGGACCAGGCGAAGATCGCCGAGGACGCAGGAGCGGTCGCGGTGATGGCCCTCGAGCGGGTGCCTGCCGACATCCGCGCCCAGGGCGGCGTCTCCCGGATGTCCGACCCGGACATGATCGACGGCATCATCGAGGCGGTCTCGATCCCGGTGATGGCCAAGGCTCGCATCGGTCACTTCGCCGAGGCGCAGATCCTGCAGAGTCTCGGTGTCGATTACATCGACGAGTCCGAGGTGCTCACCCCGGCCGATTACGCGAATCACATCGACAAGTTCAAGTTCACTGTCCCCTTCGTGTGCGGGGCCACCAACCTGGGTGAGGCGCTGCGTCGTATCACCGAGGGCGCCGCGATGATCCGTTCCAAGGGCGAGGCCGGCACCGGCGACGTCTCGAACGCGGTCACCCACATGCGCACGATCCGCCAGCAGATCCGTCAGCTCGGCGCCCTCTCCGAGGACGAGTTGTACGTGGCGGCCAAGGAGCTTCAGGCTCCGTACGACCTGGTCGTCGAGGTCGCGAAGAACGGCAAGCTGCCCGTCGTACTCTTCACCGCCGGCGGCATCGCCACTCCAGCCGACGCCGCGATGATGATGCAGTTGGGTGCCGAGGGCGTCTTCGTCGGCTCGGGCATCTTCAAGTCGGGCAACCCGGCGCAGCGCGCCGAGGCGATCGTGAAGGCGACGACCTTCTTCGACGACCCGGACGTGGTCGCGAAGGTTTCTCGTGGTCTCGGCGAGGCGATGGTCGGCATCAACGTGGAGGACATCCCTCAGCCGCACCGGCTCGCTGAGCGCGGCTGGTGA
- the ruvC gene encoding crossover junction endodeoxyribonuclease RuvC produces the protein MRVLGIDPGLTRCGVGVVEGSVGRPLRLIDVNVVRTTSTLPVWERLVTIEKALDAWIEEHRPDAVSIERIFARSDVSTIMGTAQASGLAMVVAARRGIPVALHTPSEVKAAVSGNGRADKAQVTAMVTRILRLDAPPKPADAADALALAITHIWRGGAHERITEAQNKYAAAVAAAGRGTR, from the coding sequence ATGCGCGTACTGGGAATCGACCCGGGTCTGACCCGATGCGGTGTCGGCGTCGTCGAAGGAAGTGTGGGCCGGCCGCTTCGGCTCATCGACGTGAACGTGGTGCGGACGACGTCCACGCTGCCGGTCTGGGAGCGGCTGGTCACCATCGAGAAGGCACTCGACGCCTGGATCGAGGAACACCGTCCCGATGCGGTGTCCATCGAACGGATCTTCGCCCGATCCGACGTCTCCACGATCATGGGGACCGCCCAGGCGAGTGGACTGGCAATGGTCGTTGCTGCTCGCCGAGGCATACCGGTGGCGCTGCACACGCCGTCCGAGGTCAAGGCCGCCGTCAGCGGCAACGGCCGTGCTGACAAGGCGCAGGTCACGGCCATGGTGACCCGCATCCTGCGGTTGGATGCGCCGCCGAAGCCGGCTGACGCCGCTGATGCGCTCGCTCTCGCGATCACACACATCTGGCGGGGCGGCGCGCACGAGCGGATCACGGAAGCTCAGAACAAGTACGCCGCCGCGGTTGCGGCAGCAGGTAGGGGGACCCGGTGA
- a CDS encoding F0F1 ATP synthase subunit epsilon — translation MTLQVELVSADQRVWSGEASVVNARTVEGELGVLTGHTPVLSLLGEGTVEIVATNGEKVHATVDGGFLSVAQDRVSILSEHVTLV, via the coding sequence TAGAGCTCGTTTCCGCGGACCAGCGCGTCTGGTCCGGGGAGGCCTCGGTCGTCAACGCTCGTACGGTCGAGGGCGAACTCGGTGTCCTGACCGGGCACACCCCGGTCCTCTCGCTGCTGGGCGAGGGCACGGTCGAGATCGTGGCGACCAACGGCGAGAAGGTTCACGCCACGGTCGACGGCGGCTTCCTGTCTGTTGCGCAGGATCGCGTGTCGATCCTGTCGGAACACGTCACGCTGGTCTGA
- the pgsA gene encoding phosphatidylinositol phosphate synthase, whose product MLERFRAFWTAIWAPLGNLLIRWGVSPNTVTFVGTLGVVAGALIFFPTGHLFTGVMVVTAFVFSDMIDGYMARTTGNVSLYGNFLDSTLDRIGDAAIFGGLAMYYVGPGHNHAYAALAIVCLAMGNVTSYARAKAESLGMQAKVGIAERADRLVFILVTTGIAALLHDLGVDRRILWAIPIMLGYLAVASSITVAQRIHAVHIQSRDITRAAATEATSTD is encoded by the coding sequence ATGCTTGAGAGATTCCGCGCCTTCTGGACCGCCATCTGGGCCCCCCTCGGCAACCTGTTGATCCGGTGGGGAGTCAGCCCGAACACGGTGACCTTCGTCGGCACGCTGGGCGTCGTCGCAGGAGCCCTGATCTTCTTCCCGACCGGACACCTCTTCACCGGCGTCATGGTCGTGACCGCCTTCGTGTTCAGCGACATGATCGACGGCTACATGGCGCGTACGACGGGGAACGTGTCGCTCTACGGCAACTTCCTCGACTCGACGCTCGACCGGATCGGCGATGCTGCGATCTTTGGCGGGCTGGCGATGTACTACGTAGGTCCGGGTCACAACCACGCGTACGCCGCTCTCGCCATCGTCTGTCTCGCGATGGGCAACGTCACCTCGTACGCCCGTGCGAAGGCCGAATCGCTCGGTATGCAGGCGAAGGTCGGCATCGCGGAGCGTGCGGATCGGCTCGTCTTCATCCTGGTGACCACGGGGATCGCCGCGCTCCTGCACGATCTGGGAGTCGATCGCCGGATCCTGTGGGCGATCCCGATCATGCTCGGCTACCTCGCCGTCGCGAGCTCGATCACGGTCGCGCAGCGGATCCATGCGGTGCACATCCAGTCCCGCGACATCACTCGAGCGGCCGCGACCGAGGCGACGTCGACCGACTAG
- the pdxT gene encoding pyridoxal 5'-phosphate synthase glutaminase subunit PdxT, producing MGAAPLRIGVLALQGDVREHVRALEASDVEAFGVRRPRELDGLDGLVLPGGESTTIAKLARHFEVLEPLRACIREGLPTFGTCAGMILLADRIVDGTADQETIGGLDVTVRRNAFGRQVDSFEADLEMIGVDGSVHAVFIRAPWVEQVGDGVKILAAVGEHPVAIRQGHLMATSFHPEIDGDGRVHGAFVDLVRGR from the coding sequence CTGGGTGCGGCGCCGTTGAGGATTGGCGTCCTCGCGCTCCAGGGTGACGTTCGCGAGCACGTACGCGCCCTGGAGGCCTCGGACGTCGAGGCGTTCGGCGTACGCAGGCCCCGCGAACTCGATGGCCTCGATGGCCTCGTCCTGCCCGGTGGCGAGTCCACGACCATCGCCAAGCTTGCGCGACACTTCGAGGTTCTGGAGCCGCTCCGGGCGTGCATTCGGGAGGGCCTGCCCACCTTCGGTACCTGCGCCGGAATGATCCTGCTCGCGGACCGGATCGTGGATGGTACGGCCGACCAGGAGACCATCGGTGGACTGGATGTGACCGTACGCCGCAATGCCTTCGGCAGACAGGTCGACTCCTTCGAAGCCGACCTGGAAATGATCGGGGTGGACGGGTCTGTCCACGCTGTTTTCATCAGGGCTCCGTGGGTCGAGCAGGTCGGCGACGGGGTCAAGATCCTGGCTGCGGTCGGGGAGCATCCGGTGGCTATCCGTCAGGGGCATTTGATGGCCACCTCGTTCCATCCGGAGATCGATGGCGACGGGCGCGTCCACGGCGCGTTCGTGGACCTCGTGCGCGGTCGTTAA
- the ruvB gene encoding Holliday junction branch migration DNA helicase RuvB, whose product MHEDDLLAAETAHLKEHVTAADAGADDRAVEAALRPRTLDEVIGQTRVREQLGLVLEAARQRGRTSDHVLLSGPPGLGKTTLAMIISAEMGAPLRITSGPAITHAGDLASILSGLNEGDVLFVDEIHRMSRPAEEMLYLAMEDFRVDVVIGKGPGATSIPLELPPFTLVGATTRAGLLPGPLRDRFGFTAHLEFYEADELELIVRRSAGLLDVAFTDGGAAEIASRSRGTPRIANRLLRRVRDFSQVRADGVVTHEIASQALDLYEVDPLGLDRLDRGVLDALVRRFGGGPVGISTLAVAVGEERETVEEVAEPFLVRNGFLARTPRGRVATPAAWRHLGLTPPAGVGAYLVDGSADDTLDFS is encoded by the coding sequence ATGCACGAGGACGACCTTCTTGCCGCGGAGACGGCGCACCTCAAGGAGCACGTGACGGCGGCCGATGCAGGCGCCGACGATCGGGCTGTGGAGGCTGCGCTGCGGCCGCGCACCCTGGACGAGGTCATCGGGCAGACGCGCGTACGTGAGCAGCTGGGTCTGGTGCTGGAAGCGGCACGGCAGCGTGGGCGTACGTCCGACCATGTCCTGCTCAGTGGTCCTCCCGGTCTCGGCAAGACCACGCTGGCGATGATCATCTCTGCCGAGATGGGCGCTCCGCTGCGGATCACCAGCGGCCCGGCGATCACCCATGCGGGTGATCTGGCCTCGATCCTCTCGGGTCTCAACGAGGGCGATGTCCTCTTCGTCGACGAGATCCACCGGATGTCACGTCCGGCCGAGGAGATGCTCTACCTGGCGATGGAGGACTTCCGGGTCGATGTGGTGATCGGGAAGGGGCCGGGCGCGACCAGCATCCCGCTGGAGTTGCCACCGTTCACCCTCGTCGGGGCCACCACGCGGGCAGGCCTGCTGCCGGGGCCGCTGCGTGACCGCTTCGGCTTCACCGCGCACCTGGAGTTCTATGAGGCCGATGAACTGGAACTGATCGTTCGTCGCTCGGCAGGTCTGCTCGATGTCGCCTTCACCGACGGGGGAGCAGCCGAGATCGCCTCCCGCTCGCGCGGGACGCCTCGTATCGCGAACCGGCTCCTGCGGCGCGTACGGGACTTCTCGCAGGTGCGAGCCGACGGAGTGGTGACGCACGAGATCGCCTCGCAGGCATTGGATCTGTACGAAGTCGATCCCCTCGGTCTCGACCGCCTGGACCGAGGCGTACTCGATGCCCTGGTGCGTCGATTCGGGGGAGGTCCGGTCGGGATCTCGACGCTCGCGGTCGCCGTCGGCGAGGAGCGGGAAACCGTCGAGGAGGTGGCGGAACCGTTCCTGGTCCGCAACGGTTTCCTGGCGCGTACGCCCCGCGGACGGGTCGCGACTCCCGCTGCCTGGCGCCATCTCGGCCTGACCCCGCCGGCAGGTGTCGGTGCTTATCTGGTGGACGGGTCCGCGGATGACACTCTCGACTTCAGCTGA
- the ruvA gene encoding Holliday junction branch migration protein RuvA — translation MIAYVRGTVAGVTLSSAVVDVGGIGLELMATPNTLAGLRLGESVTLASSLVVREDSLTLFGFADDDEKQVFELVQTASGVGPKLAQALLAVLSPDGIRVAIAGDDVKSLTRVPGIGQKGAQRLILELKDRIGAPVAARIAAVSATPTWRDQVTQAIVGLGYNVKDAERAVDAVADQAGDAANVGLLLRAALQSLSRA, via the coding sequence GTGATCGCGTACGTGAGAGGCACGGTCGCGGGCGTGACGCTGTCGAGCGCCGTCGTGGACGTCGGCGGCATCGGTCTGGAACTGATGGCGACGCCGAACACGCTCGCCGGACTGCGTCTGGGTGAGTCCGTGACGTTGGCGAGCAGCCTGGTCGTACGCGAGGACAGCCTGACGCTCTTCGGTTTCGCCGACGACGACGAGAAGCAGGTCTTCGAACTCGTGCAGACGGCCAGCGGCGTTGGTCCGAAGCTGGCTCAGGCGTTGCTGGCGGTGCTGTCACCGGATGGCATCCGTGTGGCCATCGCAGGTGACGACGTGAAGTCGCTGACCAGGGTTCCGGGCATCGGTCAGAAGGGCGCTCAGCGTCTGATCCTCGAACTCAAGGACCGGATCGGTGCGCCGGTCGCCGCGCGGATCGCAGCCGTGTCGGCAACGCCCACGTGGCGTGACCAGGTCACCCAGGCGATCGTCGGGCTCGGATACAACGTCAAGGACGCCGAGCGTGCGGTGGACGCGGTGGCCGACCAGGCCGGCGATGCCGCCAACGTCGGACTGCTGCTGCGCGCCGCTCTGCAGAGTCTGAGCAGGGCCTGA
- a CDS encoding alpha/beta fold hydrolase, whose protein sequence is MTRDWQDDQPYHRSGSGETVVLIHGFTSSWHLWKPVIEILEKDYDVLALSAPGHLGWLWPDGLEVSMDNAVALVEQRLGELGVGQAHVVGNSLGGAIALWMASRGTAATAVGLAPALGWVSGSIPVDRLFLASRKAVTEAMPQAAEILGSPELRQQILGVFMNRGDRVPLEEAVRMWEAVLAVDPIEDYLQVLHSFELPTLTTDQKAAIIWCGDDTLLPYDTCSQGWIDHAPYAAFSTLEGVGHSPMYDDPQRVSDAIIGAIRSA, encoded by the coding sequence ATGACGCGCGATTGGCAGGACGACCAGCCGTACCACCGCTCCGGGTCCGGAGAGACCGTGGTGCTGATCCACGGCTTCACCAGCAGTTGGCACCTGTGGAAGCCGGTCATCGAGATCCTGGAGAAGGACTACGACGTCCTCGCGCTGTCGGCGCCCGGTCACCTCGGCTGGCTCTGGCCCGACGGCCTTGAGGTGTCCATGGACAACGCGGTTGCCCTGGTCGAGCAGCGTCTCGGCGAGCTCGGCGTCGGGCAGGCACATGTGGTCGGCAACTCGCTCGGCGGAGCGATCGCACTCTGGATGGCGTCGCGGGGCACCGCTGCCACTGCGGTCGGCCTTGCCCCGGCGCTCGGCTGGGTGTCGGGCAGCATCCCAGTCGATCGCCTGTTCCTCGCCTCCCGCAAGGCGGTCACCGAGGCCATGCCGCAGGCCGCCGAGATCTTGGGCTCTCCCGAACTCCGCCAGCAGATCCTGGGTGTCTTCATGAACCGCGGCGACCGGGTTCCGTTGGAGGAGGCCGTACGCATGTGGGAGGCCGTCCTGGCCGTGGACCCGATCGAGGACTACCTCCAGGTCCTCCACTCATTCGAGCTCCCGACCCTGACCACAGACCAGAAGGCAGCGATCATCTGGTGCGGGGACGACACCCTGCTCCCGTACGACACCTGCTCGCAGGGCTGGATCGATCACGCTCCGTACGCAGCCTTCAGCACGCTCGAGGGCGTGGGCCACTCCCCCATGTACGACGACCCGCAGCGGGTGTCGGACGCCATCATCGGCGCGATCAGGAGCGCGTGA
- a CDS encoding DUF2550 domain-containing protein has product MPWYDWPVWVLTSAIALAFAYGVALVLRRRVISRSGGTFELSHRVRVSRPGRGWQLGMGRYSGDDLEWFRVFTLSSAPKRVWHRTDLTYESSHAPEGLEASAIYPEHLVVRCVERDRAVELAMSPQSLIGFQAWLESRTPGTDWTRRR; this is encoded by the coding sequence ATGCCTTGGTATGACTGGCCTGTCTGGGTCCTTACCTCGGCCATCGCCCTGGCCTTCGCGTACGGCGTCGCACTCGTGCTGCGCCGTCGCGTCATCTCCCGCTCAGGCGGGACGTTCGAGCTGAGCCACCGCGTCCGGGTCTCCCGACCCGGACGCGGTTGGCAGCTCGGCATGGGCCGGTATTCCGGCGACGACCTGGAGTGGTTCCGGGTCTTCACACTTTCGAGCGCTCCCAAACGGGTGTGGCACCGTACGGATCTCACGTACGAGTCCTCGCACGCCCCCGAAGGCCTCGAGGCGAGTGCGATCTATCCCGAGCACCTCGTCGTGCGGTGCGTCGAACGCGACCGGGCCGTCGAACTGGCCATGTCTCCCCAGTCGCTGATCGGCTTCCAGGCCTGGTTGGAGTCGCGTACGCCCGGCACCGACTGGACGCGCCGCCGTTAG
- a CDS encoding YebC/PmpR family DNA-binding transcriptional regulator has protein sequence MSGHSKWATTKHKKAAIDQKRAKSFAKLIKVIEVAAKAGGADTSGNPALYEAIQKAKKQSVPNDNIDRAVKRGAGIGGEAVSYDTIMYEVYGPSGIALLVECLTDNKNRAAMEVRTAVTRNGGTMADPGSVSRLFNRKGVVVLNKAQGGKDVDEDAVLEATLDAGAEDVNDLGDTWQVISEATDVIAVRQAVEEAGLDYESAESEFIASMDIPVGDVPTAEKVMRLVDVLDDLDDVQNVFTNADITDEVLAEMSDED, from the coding sequence ATGTCTGGCCACTCCAAATGGGCAACCACGAAGCACAAGAAGGCCGCGATCGACCAGAAGCGCGCCAAGAGCTTCGCGAAGTTGATCAAGGTCATCGAGGTCGCGGCGAAGGCTGGGGGCGCTGACACCTCCGGCAACCCGGCGCTGTACGAGGCGATCCAGAAGGCCAAGAAGCAGTCGGTCCCGAACGACAACATCGACCGCGCCGTCAAGCGCGGCGCCGGCATCGGTGGCGAGGCCGTCTCCTACGACACGATCATGTACGAGGTCTACGGCCCGAGCGGCATCGCGCTGCTCGTCGAGTGTCTGACCGACAACAAGAACCGCGCCGCGATGGAGGTGCGTACCGCTGTCACGCGCAACGGCGGCACGATGGCCGACCCGGGTTCGGTGTCGCGGCTGTTCAATCGCAAGGGCGTCGTCGTCCTCAACAAGGCGCAGGGCGGCAAGGACGTGGATGAGGACGCGGTGCTCGAGGCAACCCTCGATGCTGGCGCCGAAGACGTCAACGATCTCGGCGACACGTGGCAGGTGATCTCGGAGGCGACCGACGTGATCGCGGTCCGTCAGGCGGTTGAGGAAGCCGGCCTGGACTATGAGTCGGCCGAGTCCGAGTTCATCGCCTCCATGGACATCCCGGTCGGCGACGTACCGACGGCCGAGAAGGTGATGAGGCTCGTGGACGTACTCGACGACCTCGACGACGTGCAGAACGTCTTCACCAACGCTGACATCACGGACGAAGTTCTTGCTGAGATGAGTGACGAGGACTGA